One stretch of Podospora bellae-mahoneyi strain CBS 112042 chromosome 2, whole genome shotgun sequence DNA includes these proteins:
- a CDS encoding hypothetical protein (EggNog:ENOG503PCN0; COG:S), whose protein sequence is MDRSVQRPPSTDGGNAMGPPMIDYGDPDLLSHDNAGPQLLAVGWSLWCVAGLFLGTRIYCKLISSRRLWWDDHFLIASQVIHLVATCLMTTLVADVGYGKHPWDKPGVSPIPSTKELLLMMPRATLTITAMSWSKTAFAITMLRFSEGWMKWAVWFIIISMNIAFGLSAMVPWLLCTPIQKTWDLSAEGSCHSFNVSLVLAYVSGAYSALCDLVLALLPWMIISKLQMRTKEKLGVGIAMSMGIIAAIMAIVKTVSLQNLLKMDSFYTAQLNIYDTAEISVTIMAASIPALRVLFNEVRTSVRTKGRQYYQATTPQYGANRTGIVITVKAEGNMEEERPGCGDDMSDTGILGSSTGRDPKRICRVDEVEVVSTYSNGKRSMSDEEGGYEMQKTVRKGSMPE, encoded by the exons ATGGACCGATCAGTACAACGACCTCCTTCGACTGACGGCGGCAACGCAATGGGTCCTCCAATGATCGATTATGGCGACCCGGACCTTCTATCCCATGACAATGCCGGCCCCCAGCTCCTCGCCGTCGGTTGGTCACTATGGTGCGTGGCGGGGTTATTTCTAGGCACAAGAATCTACTGCAAGCTCATCAGCAGCCGGCGGCTATGGTGGGATGATCACTTCTTGATCGCATCCCAGGTCATCCACCTGGTAGCGACCTGCTTGATGACGACGCTGGTGGCAGATGTGGGCTACGGGAAGCATCCTTGGGACAAACCCGGTGTCAGTCCAATACCTTCCACCAAAGAGCTCCTTCTCATGATGCCGCGAGCGACCCTTACCATCACTGCAATGTCCTGGAGTAAAACAGCCTTCGCCATTACCATGCTACGCTTCTCCGAGGGTTGGATGAAGTGGGCCGTAtggttcatcatcatcagcatgaaCATCGCCTTCGGACTCTCTGCCATGGTCCCGTGGCTCCTTTGCACACCGATCCAGAAGACGTGGGACCTGAGCGCTGAGGGTTCATGCCATTCATTCAACGTCTCACTCGTGCTTGCATATGTGTCCGGGGCATACTCGGCCCTCTGCGATCTTGTGTTAGCCTTGTTGCCGTGGATGATCATTTCGAAGCTGCAAATGCGGACCAAGGAGAAACTAGGCGTGGGCATCGCCATGAGCATGGGAATCAT CGCCGCAATTATGGCCATAGTCAAGACTGTCTCGCTTCAAAATCTCCTCAAGATGGACTCGTTCTATACCGCCCAGCTCAACATCTACGACACTGCGGAAATCTCTgtcaccatcatggccgccTCTATCCCTGCGTTGCGCGTGCTTTTCAACGAAGTGCGCACCTCGGTCCGCACAAAGGGCAGACAGTATTACCAGGCTACGACGCCCCAGTATGGTGCAAATCGGACTGGGATCGTCATTACCGTCAAGGCCGAGGGAaacatggaggaggagcggccTGGTTGCGGAGATGATATGAGCGACACAGGGATTTTGGGATCGAGCACCGGCCGCGACCCAAAACGCATTTGCCgggttgatgaggtcgaGGTGGTTTCAACATACAGTAATGGGAAAAGAAGCATGAGTGATGAGGAAGGTGGATACGAGATGCAGAAGACTGTCCGGAAAGGGTCGATGCCGGAGTAG